The uncultured Bacteroides sp. genome has a segment encoding these proteins:
- a CDS encoding DUF4923 family protein: MKRNSILAVALFSMLLFSGSMKAQSVSIGDILNGKTLGGIVDAVSGTSTAALDINGTWKYKGTACALQTEDVVKKIGASVVTSSLENKMNKQCAKVGIKVGACNFTFNNDGSFITSVGKKNYSGTYTFDKKTGSLVLSYLQLMNLNASVAMNGSDISLLFDANKLMKLLAYLNKTSSNSSIKTISSLLNQYDGAKVGFKLGK; the protein is encoded by the coding sequence ATGAAAAGGAACAGTATTCTTGCAGTAGCCTTATTTAGCATGCTACTTTTTTCGGGCTCAATGAAGGCCCAGTCTGTGTCTATAGGTGATATTTTAAACGGCAAAACTCTTGGTGGAATTGTAGACGCGGTAAGCGGAACCAGTACAGCAGCTCTTGACATTAACGGCACATGGAAATACAAAGGCACAGCATGTGCTCTCCAAACCGAAGATGTGGTAAAGAAAATTGGGGCATCTGTTGTTACTTCAAGTCTGGAGAATAAGATGAACAAGCAATGCGCCAAGGTAGGCATAAAGGTTGGGGCGTGCAACTTTACATTCAATAACGACGGCTCATTTATTACCTCTGTAGGCAAAAAGAACTATTCGGGTACTTACACTTTCGATAAAAAGACTGGTTCACTGGTTTTGAGTTATCTTCAACTAATGAATCTGAATGCCTCTGTAGCAATGAATGGTAGCGACATCTCTCTTCTTTTTGATGCCAACAAGCTGATGAAACTTCTGGCATACCTAAATAAAACCAGTTCAAACTCAAGCATAAAAACAATATCATCCTTACTTAACCAATATGACGGTGCGAAAGTAGGATTTAAACTAGGAAAATAA
- a CDS encoding nitroreductase family protein → MNDFLELVKSRQSDRTYDTTRAVEPEKLERILEAARLAPSACNAQPWKFVVVTDKELSNKVGKATSGLGMNKFAKDAPVHILVVEESANITSLLGGKVKNKHFPLIDLGIAAAHITLAAESEGLGSCILGWFDEKEIKSLTGIPASKRLVLVITIGYSAKAKRQKMRKEKAKVISYNKY, encoded by the coding sequence ATGAATGATTTTCTGGAGTTGGTCAAATCCCGTCAGAGCGACCGGACTTACGATACCACTCGTGCCGTGGAGCCGGAAAAGCTGGAGCGAATACTCGAAGCTGCCCGCCTAGCTCCTTCGGCTTGTAACGCACAGCCCTGGAAGTTCGTGGTGGTAACTGATAAGGAACTTTCCAATAAAGTAGGAAAAGCCACTTCCGGATTGGGGATGAATAAGTTTGCCAAGGATGCTCCCGTGCATATTCTTGTGGTGGAAGAATCGGCAAATATCACTTCTCTGCTGGGAGGTAAGGTGAAAAATAAACATTTTCCGCTTATTGATTTGGGAATAGCCGCTGCTCATATTACTCTGGCTGCCGAAAGTGAAGGATTAGGTTCCTGCATTCTGGGGTGGTTTGATGAAAAGGAGATTAAATCGCTCACAGGTATTCCTGCTTCCAAACGATTGGTCTTGGTTATTACCATTGGTTATTCTGCTAAAGCTAAAAGACAGAAAATGCGTAAGGAGAAAGCTAAAGTTATCTCTTATAATAAGTATTAA
- a CDS encoding sodium:solute symporter: MNSYYILLTIALYFGILLIIARLTGRKGGSNAAFFKGENKSPWYVVSFGMIGASISGVTFVSVPGMVRGIDMTYMQTAFGFFFGYLVVAHILLPLYYKLNLTSIYTYLGTRIGSRAYKTGASFFLLSRMIGAAAKLYLVCLILYTYVFRQWDIPFWSIAAVTVLLIWLYTKKSGIKTIIWTDTVLTFCLLAALVLIIVHTAKILNLDFSGVVSTISNNEHFRIFEFNDWHTRQNFFKQFFSGIFIVIVMTGLDQDMMQKNLSCRNLKEAQKNMYCYGFSFIPVNFLFLCLGILLMVLAQKMNLTLPALSDDILPMFAAQGYLGPSVLILFSIGIIAASFSSSDSALTSLTTSFCVDILEIGKDSEEVATRKRRQVHLGMSITLVLVICIFQLVNNKSVIDAIYTIASYTYGPLLGLFAFGLFTRLQPRDKYVPYVAVASPVICYAISSLVEKYSGYKFGYEMLMFNGTLTFAGLLLISQKNKFKK, encoded by the coding sequence ATGAACAGTTATTATATATTACTGACCATAGCTCTTTATTTCGGAATTCTACTGATTATAGCCCGCCTCACGGGAAGAAAAGGGGGCAGCAATGCTGCTTTCTTTAAAGGAGAAAATAAATCGCCATGGTATGTAGTGTCGTTCGGAATGATTGGTGCTTCTATTTCAGGGGTGACTTTTGTTTCTGTTCCGGGAATGGTTCGGGGTATTGATATGACTTACATGCAAACCGCCTTTGGATTTTTCTTTGGCTATCTTGTTGTTGCTCATATACTCCTTCCTTTATATTATAAACTGAATCTTACCAGCATATATACTTATCTGGGCACGCGCATTGGTAGCCGGGCCTACAAAACCGGAGCTTCATTCTTTCTGCTTTCACGTATGATAGGGGCTGCTGCCAAACTTTATCTGGTATGTCTCATCCTCTATACTTATGTATTCCGGCAGTGGGATATTCCTTTTTGGAGCATTGCCGCGGTCACCGTTCTACTCATCTGGCTTTATACCAAGAAGAGCGGGATTAAAACAATTATCTGGACGGATACGGTACTCACCTTCTGCCTGCTGGCAGCTTTGGTTTTGATCATTGTTCACACAGCAAAAATTCTGAATCTGGATTTTAGTGGTGTGGTTTCCACTATCAGTAACAATGAACATTTCAGGATCTTTGAATTCAACGACTGGCACACCCGGCAGAACTTCTTCAAACAGTTCTTCAGTGGTATCTTCATCGTTATTGTAATGACTGGGCTTGACCAAGATATGATGCAGAAGAACCTGAGTTGCAGGAATCTGAAAGAGGCACAGAAGAACATGTATTGCTACGGATTTTCATTCATCCCGGTTAACTTCCTGTTCCTTTGTCTGGGCATCTTGTTAATGGTGCTGGCCCAGAAAATGAACCTCACCTTGCCTGCACTGTCGGATGATATTCTTCCCATGTTTGCTGCGCAAGGATACCTCGGCCCTTCCGTACTGATTCTTTTCTCTATCGGAATAATCGCCGCCTCTTTCAGCAGTTCGGATTCTGCCCTCACCTCGCTGACCACCAGTTTCTGCGTGGATATTCTGGAAATAGGAAAAGACAGTGAAGAGGTGGCCACAAGAAAAAGACGACAGGTGCACTTAGGAATGTCTATTACTTTGGTATTGGTCATTTGTATCTTTCAACTAGTAAATAATAAGAGTGTGATTGATGCGATCTACACAATTGCATCTTACACCTACGGTCCATTACTAGGACTATTTGCTTTCGGACTATTCACCCGTCTGCAACCACGAGATAAATATGTACCTTATGTTGCTGTTGCATCGCCGGTAATATGTTACGCAATAAGTTCTTTAGTAGAAAAATATAGCGGATATAAGTTCGGCTACGAAATGCTGATGTTCAATGGAACATTGACTTTTGCCGGACTACTTCTCATCTCTCAAAAAAATAAATTTAAAAAATAA
- the yihA gene encoding ribosome biogenesis GTP-binding protein YihA/YsxC, protein MEILSAEFVISNAEASKCPDSKLPEYAFIGRSNVGKSSLINMLTKRKGLAMTSATPGKTMLINHFIINDNWYIVDLPGYGYARRGKAGQEGLRTLIEDYILEREQMTNLFLLIDSRLEPQKIDMEFMEWLGESGIPFSIIFTKADKLTSGKLKDNINRYLRKLREEWEELPPYFITSAENKLGRMEVLDYIENINNSLNQK, encoded by the coding sequence ATGGAAATCTTAAGCGCAGAGTTCGTTATCAGTAATGCTGAAGCATCTAAATGCCCCGATAGTAAATTACCCGAGTATGCATTCATAGGACGCTCCAACGTAGGAAAATCCAGTCTGATAAATATGCTGACCAAACGCAAAGGATTGGCCATGACTTCGGCTACTCCGGGAAAAACAATGCTTATCAATCATTTTATCATCAATGATAACTGGTACATTGTCGATCTTCCGGGATACGGATATGCACGCCGTGGTAAAGCCGGTCAAGAGGGCTTACGTACATTGATTGAGGATTACATCCTTGAACGGGAACAGATGACGAATCTTTTCCTTTTGATAGACAGCCGACTGGAGCCTCAGAAGATTGATATGGAATTTATGGAGTGGCTGGGCGAAAGCGGTATTCCGTTCTCAATCATCTTTACCAAGGCAGACAAGCTAACTTCGGGCAAGCTGAAAGACAATATTAACCGTTACCTCAGAAAGCTTCGCGAGGAATGGGAAGAACTGCCACCCTACTTCATCACCTCTGCAGAAAATAAACTGGGACGTATGGAAGTTCTGGATTATATAGAAAACATAAATAATAGTCTTAATCAGAAGTAA
- a CDS encoding DUF4923 family protein, with protein sequence MKRNSVLIAALFSMLLFSGSMNAQSIGDVLNSKTVNEAVNKVSGAAATATKPQSIVGVWKYKGAACAYESDNVVAKMGSKVVTDKIEQELDSYCKQAGFNTASSNFIFTAKGTFVNTVGTQKFTGSYTYNKVNGALVLNYQQLTVSINGNVAAQNGTTSLLFDANKMMKLVSSMSSNTGAEETVKSISAMLNECKGVKVGFKIGK encoded by the coding sequence ATGAAAAGAAACAGTGTTCTGATAGCAGCCTTATTTAGCATGCTACTTTTTTCAGGGTCAATGAATGCCCAGTCTATAGGAGATGTATTGAACAGTAAAACAGTTAATGAAGCTGTTAACAAAGTAAGTGGCGCTGCTGCCACAGCTACAAAACCTCAAAGCATTGTAGGTGTTTGGAAATACAAAGGAGCTGCATGCGCTTATGAAAGCGATAATGTGGTTGCCAAAATGGGATCAAAGGTGGTAACAGACAAGATTGAACAGGAACTTGACAGTTACTGCAAGCAAGCAGGTTTTAATACGGCTTCAAGTAACTTTATCTTCACCGCCAAAGGAACGTTTGTAAACACTGTAGGTACTCAGAAGTTCACCGGTAGCTACACATACAACAAGGTTAACGGTGCATTGGTACTAAACTACCAACAATTAACAGTGAGTATAAACGGAAACGTAGCTGCTCAGAACGGTACAACTTCTCTTCTTTTTGATGCAAACAAAATGATGAAACTGGTTTCTTCAATGAGCTCTAACACAGGTGCTGAGGAAACAGTAAAGTCTATTTCTGCCATGCTCAACGAATGCAAAGGGGTGAAAGTTGGATTTAAAATAGGAAAGTAA
- the recR gene encoding recombination mediator RecR codes for MNQQYPSALLEKAVGEFAKLPGIGRKTAMRLVLHLLRQESSAVEAFGNAIITLKREVKYCNVCHNISDTDTCQICANPLRDASTICVVENIRDVMAVEATQQFRGLYHVLGGVISPMDGVGPGDLQIESLVKRVESGVVKEVILALSSTMEGDTTNFYIFRKLAKANVKLSVIARGISIGDELEYTDEVTLGRSIANRTLFTGTV; via the coding sequence ATGAATCAACAATATCCATCGGCTTTGCTTGAGAAAGCAGTAGGGGAATTTGCTAAATTACCGGGTATCGGCAGGAAAACAGCTATGCGACTGGTGCTTCATCTTTTACGTCAGGAATCATCTGCCGTTGAGGCTTTTGGAAATGCCATCATCACACTGAAAAGAGAAGTGAAGTATTGCAATGTGTGTCACAATATTTCTGACACAGATACTTGCCAGATTTGCGCAAATCCGCTGAGGGATGCCTCTACCATCTGTGTGGTGGAGAATATTCGCGATGTGATGGCGGTTGAAGCTACTCAGCAATTTAGGGGATTGTATCATGTGCTGGGTGGAGTAATCTCACCCATGGATGGCGTTGGCCCAGGGGATCTCCAGATAGAGAGTTTGGTGAAACGAGTAGAAAGTGGAGTAGTGAAGGAAGTAATTCTTGCTTTGAGCTCTACCATGGAAGGAGATACGACCAACTTTTATATATTTCGGAAACTGGCAAAGGCAAATGTTAAGTTGAGCGTTATTGCACGAGGCATTTCCATTGGTGATGAATTGGAGTATACGGACGAAGTTACTCTGGGACGTTCCATTGCCAACCGAACGCTATTTACGGGAACAGTATAA